In Bacillus toyonensis BCT-7112, a single window of DNA contains:
- a CDS encoding peptidylprolyl isomerase PrsA, with amino-acid sequence MKKKKLFLGTIISCVVLALSACGSSDNVVTSKVGNVTEKELSKELKQKYGESTLYQMVLSKALLDKYKVSDEEATKQVKEAKDKMGDNFKETLEKLGLKNEDELKEKMKPEIAFEKAIKATVTEKDVKDNYKPEMKVSHILVKDEKTAKEVKEKVNNGEDFATLAKQYSEDTGSKEQGGEIAGFGPGQTVKEFEEAAYKLNAGQVSEPVKTSYGYHIIKVTDKKELKPFEEVKDKIRKDLEQQRLQDTTGKWKQQVVNDLLKDADIKVNDKEYKETFKFLEKK; translated from the coding sequence TTGAAAAAGAAAAAGCTATTTTTGGGAACAATTATTTCATGCGTGGTACTCGCATTATCTGCATGTGGTTCCTCAGACAACGTAGTAACATCAAAAGTAGGAAATGTTACAGAGAAAGAGTTAAGTAAAGAATTAAAACAAAAATATGGAGAAAGTACATTATATCAAATGGTATTAAGTAAGGCGCTGCTAGATAAATATAAAGTTTCAGATGAGGAAGCAACAAAACAAGTAAAAGAAGCAAAAGATAAAATGGGTGACAATTTTAAAGAGACTTTAGAAAAACTTGGGTTAAAAAACGAAGATGAATTAAAAGAAAAAATGAAACCAGAAATTGCATTTGAAAAAGCGATTAAAGCGACTGTCACAGAAAAAGATGTAAAAGATAACTATAAACCAGAAATGAAGGTAAGTCATATTTTAGTAAAAGATGAAAAAACCGCTAAAGAAGTAAAAGAGAAAGTGAATAATGGTGAAGATTTTGCCACTTTAGCGAAGCAGTACTCAGAAGATACTGGTTCAAAGGAACAGGGCGGGGAAATAGCTGGTTTTGGCCCTGGGCAAACTGTTAAAGAATTTGAGGAAGCTGCGTATAAATTAAATGCAGGACAAGTAAGTGAACCAGTTAAAACATCTTACGGTTACCATATTATTAAAGTGACCGATAAAAAAGAGTTGAAACCATTTGAAGAAGTGAAGGATAAGATCCGTAAAGATTTAGAACAACAAAGATTACAAGATACGACAGGTAAATGGAAACAGCAAGTAGTCAATGATTTATTAAAAGATGCTGATATTAAGGTGAATGATAAAGAATATAAAGAGACATTTAAATTTCTAGAAAAGAAATAA
- a CDS encoding DUF6944 family repetitive protein, with protein MNPSSLKVTGAWYQVGGNLTAAIGTTRGFIGEEKIESDLVIIGSSLQAFGYILQIIASNYTEDEDEEVENRNISLQNESETLDKMGIELLALGNISNVIGTYFNKNKQLTENDYLIIVGNSLQSIGAFLGVEAALIEMKVIQRIIVLGNSMQSLGAGLQAYQGIINLSKDEVENEDRILDKKDERIIALIGIWIQAIGTVISAIGLTAVEKEKSFENNKNFKMLIERADVKCN; from the coding sequence ATGAATCCAAGCAGTTTAAAAGTGACAGGAGCATGGTATCAAGTAGGAGGAAATCTTACAGCTGCTATTGGAACGACAAGAGGATTTATTGGGGAAGAGAAAATTGAATCGGACCTTGTTATTATAGGAAGCTCATTACAAGCCTTCGGGTATATTTTACAAATTATAGCGAGTAATTATACCGAAGATGAAGATGAAGAAGTAGAAAATCGAAATATAAGTTTGCAGAATGAAAGTGAAACACTGGATAAAATGGGAATTGAGTTATTGGCATTAGGGAATATATCAAATGTAATAGGAACATATTTTAATAAAAATAAACAATTAACAGAGAATGATTATCTTATCATTGTCGGGAACAGTTTACAATCGATTGGTGCTTTTTTAGGAGTAGAAGCAGCTTTGATTGAGATGAAAGTAATACAGCGAATCATTGTACTAGGCAATTCTATGCAAAGCTTAGGGGCCGGACTACAAGCGTATCAAGGCATAATTAATTTATCGAAGGATGAAGTAGAAAACGAAGATCGTATTCTTGATAAGAAGGATGAGAGGATAATAGCACTGATTGGTATTTGGATACAGGCAATAGGAACGGTAATTTCTGCGATTGGATTAACTGCAGTAGAGAAAGAGAAAAGTTTTGAAAATAATAAGAATTTTAAAATGCTCATTGAAAGAGCGGATGTAAAATGTAATTAA
- the gerPF gene encoding spore germination protein GerPF: protein MPSVVGNLVVQNSNGSFNLGDFYNVSPKENTKAYNGSGASNVGFVVNTFNGVSATNTFDSDLADQNQVGTA from the coding sequence ATGCCCTCAGTTGTAGGGAATTTAGTTGTACAAAATAGTAACGGATCATTTAACTTAGGTGATTTCTACAACGTTTCTCCGAAAGAAAATACGAAAGCTTACAATGGATCTGGCGCATCAAACGTTGGTTTTGTTGTTAATACTTTTAACGGTGTTAGTGCGACTAATACGTTTGATTCGGACCTTGCAGATCAAAATCAAGTGGGTACAGCCTAA
- a CDS encoding glycoside hydrolase family 25 protein, with protein MGYIVDISKWNGTINWEIAAPQLDLVIARVQDGSNTVDFMYQNYVNAMKKHSVPFGNYAFCRFISIADAKKEAQDFWNRGDKSAAFWVADVEVQTMVDMQGGTQVFIDELRRLGAKKVGLYVGHHTYVSFGARNIDADFVWIPRYGGNKPAYPCDIWQYTDSGNVPGIGKCDLNQLIGNKSLSWFIDSNQENQSNVVDLQQSSGIGIAVSKYPDGYGINLYENPVNPQYTGAITKKIPYLILNSYWGGGDKDMICLGNDKQWVYLNHFDVRWYYASSKYPVGYGVNYYGEPECINYKGNIDGSTSYRVWGRVKNAVDIGQSSWIPEKHLIIK; from the coding sequence ATGGGTTACATTGTTGATATTTCAAAGTGGAATGGAACTATTAATTGGGAAATTGCAGCGCCTCAACTAGATTTAGTTATTGCTAGAGTGCAAGATGGTTCAAATACGGTGGATTTTATGTATCAAAATTATGTGAATGCAATGAAGAAGCATAGTGTTCCGTTTGGTAATTATGCATTTTGTCGTTTTATTTCTATTGCAGATGCAAAGAAAGAGGCACAAGATTTTTGGAATCGTGGCGATAAGTCTGCTGCGTTTTGGGTGGCGGATGTTGAAGTACAAACGATGGTAGATATGCAAGGCGGGACACAAGTATTTATAGATGAATTACGTCGTTTAGGTGCGAAAAAAGTAGGTTTATATGTTGGGCATCACACGTATGTATCGTTTGGAGCGCGTAATATTGATGCTGATTTTGTATGGATTCCTCGTTATGGAGGGAATAAGCCGGCGTATCCGTGTGATATTTGGCAATATACGGATTCGGGGAATGTTCCTGGGATCGGGAAATGTGATTTGAATCAATTAATAGGAAATAAGTCACTTTCCTGGTTTATAGATTCGAATCAAGAAAATCAATCTAATGTAGTGGATTTGCAGCAATCAAGTGGTATTGGTATTGCAGTTTCAAAATATCCTGATGGATACGGCATAAATTTATATGAAAATCCTGTGAACCCCCAGTATACAGGTGCAATCACTAAGAAAATCCCGTATTTAATTTTAAACAGTTATTGGGGAGGCGGCGATAAAGATATGATTTGCTTAGGGAATGATAAGCAGTGGGTATATTTAAACCATTTTGATGTGAGATGGTATTATGCTTCTTCAAAATATCCTGTCGGGTACGGAGTGAATTATTATGGAGAGCCTGAATGTATTAATTATAAAGGAAATATAGATGGATCAACATCTTACCGTGTGTGGGGAAGAGTAAAAAATGCGGTAGATATCGGACAAAGTAGTTGGATACCGGAAAAACATTTAATCATTAAGTAA
- a CDS encoding YolD-like family protein has product MNHVKRRKEEREWVPFTVMSEQLLSMRKVIGEKLKVQRPIVTNEEKERISDKLLTALLSEQEILVTYFEDGYILTSYMTVVHIDPVRQIIMCTDAFYKTHVMSFTDVIEIM; this is encoded by the coding sequence ATGAATCATGTAAAGAGGCGGAAAGAAGAAAGAGAGTGGGTTCCATTTACAGTAATGTCGGAACAATTGTTAAGTATGAGAAAGGTTATTGGTGAGAAATTAAAAGTGCAAAGGCCGATAGTAACAAATGAAGAAAAAGAAAGAATTTCTGATAAATTGCTAACGGCATTATTGTCTGAGCAAGAAATATTGGTGACATATTTTGAAGATGGCTACATACTTACAAGTTATATGACAGTCGTTCATATAGACCCGGTAAGGCAGATTATAATGTGCACAGACGCATTTTATAAAACTCACGTAATGAGTTTTACAGATGTAATTGAAATAATGTAA
- a CDS encoding transglycosylase domain-containing protein, which produces MSENYRSREERRQVKKKNQPASKKQKPKGKTSFFRKFLISCLLLGIVGLVAGVATFFVMIKDAPKLEKAKLVNPLSSKIYDKDGKLVYEYGKEKRTNVTYDQIPKLVENAFLAAEDARFYEHSGVDFKGTARAVLVSLKGDYGSQGGSTITQQVIKNYFLSMDKTPKRKAQEVYLAYKLEQQYSKHEILEMYLNKINLGNRSYGIATAAQNYYNKELKDLTLPEVAMLAGLPKAPNNYDPSKPQNIQKATERRNVVLKLMNRHGYITKAEMEEASKVPVDKGVQKAAELQAMPHPAFMDAVVKEVEKELPDANIGSDGLEIYTTLDKKAQTLADNILNTNIIDYPSEKFQGAFTFMDTKTGEVRAIGSGRGENKAVFKGHNMATELDRSAGSTMKPIFDYAPAIEYLKWATYHQVDDSPFKYTGGQDVRNSDRGYLGQITMREALKLSRNVPAIKTAKEVGITKSKAFSEKLGITFNAPPTESTAIGTNEVSPTEMAGAYAAFGNDGKYTKPHFVKKVVYPDGKSKSFEQKSKRVMEDYTAYMITDMLRSVVTSGTGTAANISSLDVAGKTGTTNYSSEKAAQYKLPDSATRDSWFAGYTPQYTMAVWTGYMKDSKDDYISSKNTKIAQLIFKEMMSEMATDKSQFKMPSSVVKEGNELRIKGEKRDSSPNTSVPNTTEQPKQDQQQKTEEEKKQEELKKQEELKKQEEQKKQDDLKKQQEEQKKQDDLKKQEEQKKENEQNNGNGQGNTTPPNNGGGGSTTPPNNGGGGNTTPPNNGGGGNTTPPNNGGGGNTTPPNNGGGQGNPTPPVTTPPNNGGNAGEVPANTGQ; this is translated from the coding sequence ATGTCAGAAAATTATCGTTCTCGAGAGGAGCGACGACAAGTTAAAAAGAAAAATCAGCCAGCTTCTAAAAAACAAAAACCAAAGGGTAAAACATCATTTTTCCGTAAGTTTTTAATTAGTTGTTTATTACTTGGTATTGTAGGTTTAGTGGCGGGGGTTGCTACCTTTTTTGTAATGATTAAGGATGCACCAAAACTTGAAAAAGCAAAACTTGTTAATCCGTTATCCTCAAAAATTTATGATAAAGACGGGAAGTTGGTATATGAATACGGAAAAGAAAAGCGAACCAACGTTACGTATGATCAAATCCCTAAATTAGTAGAAAATGCTTTTTTAGCTGCGGAAGATGCACGTTTTTATGAGCATAGTGGTGTGGATTTCAAAGGTACTGCTCGTGCAGTTTTAGTTAGTTTAAAAGGAGATTACGGTTCGCAAGGCGGAAGTACAATAACGCAGCAAGTTATTAAAAACTACTTCTTATCAATGGATAAAACACCAAAGCGTAAGGCGCAAGAAGTGTATTTAGCTTATAAGCTAGAACAACAGTATTCAAAACATGAAATATTAGAGATGTACTTAAACAAAATTAATTTAGGAAACCGCTCATACGGAATCGCAACAGCAGCACAAAACTACTATAATAAAGAATTAAAAGACTTAACATTACCAGAAGTTGCGATGCTTGCAGGTTTACCGAAAGCACCAAATAATTACGACCCGTCGAAACCACAAAATATTCAAAAGGCAACAGAAAGAAGAAATGTTGTACTAAAGTTAATGAATCGACATGGTTATATTACAAAAGCAGAAATGGAAGAAGCGTCGAAAGTACCAGTGGACAAAGGTGTTCAAAAGGCAGCTGAATTACAAGCGATGCCACATCCTGCATTTATGGATGCAGTTGTGAAAGAAGTTGAAAAAGAATTACCTGATGCTAATATTGGTTCTGATGGTTTAGAAATTTATACAACATTAGACAAAAAGGCACAAACATTGGCTGATAATATTTTAAATACAAATATTATTGATTATCCAAGTGAGAAATTCCAAGGGGCTTTCACATTTATGGATACGAAAACAGGTGAAGTACGTGCTATAGGTAGTGGGCGTGGTGAAAATAAGGCTGTATTTAAAGGTCATAATATGGCAACTGAATTAGATCGCTCAGCAGGTTCAACAATGAAACCGATCTTTGATTATGCTCCTGCAATTGAATATTTAAAATGGGCTACTTATCATCAAGTCGATGACTCGCCATTTAAGTATACTGGTGGTCAAGATGTCAGAAACTCAGATAGAGGGTATTTAGGACAAATTACAATGCGTGAAGCATTAAAATTATCACGTAATGTTCCAGCTATTAAAACTGCAAAAGAAGTAGGAATAACTAAATCAAAAGCTTTCTCTGAAAAGTTAGGTATTACATTTAATGCACCACCGACAGAATCAACAGCGATTGGTACAAATGAAGTATCGCCAACTGAGATGGCAGGTGCGTATGCTGCATTTGGTAATGACGGTAAATATACGAAGCCGCATTTTGTTAAAAAAGTGGTTTATCCAGATGGTAAATCGAAAAGTTTTGAGCAAAAGTCAAAACGAGTGATGGAAGATTATACAGCTTATATGATTACAGATATGCTTCGTTCCGTCGTAACATCTGGTACTGGTACAGCTGCTAATATAAGTTCTTTAGATGTAGCTGGTAAAACAGGAACAACGAACTATTCTTCGGAAAAAGCAGCGCAATATAAATTACCAGACAGTGCGACTCGTGATAGCTGGTTTGCAGGATATACACCGCAGTATACGATGGCAGTATGGACTGGTTATATGAAAGATAGTAAAGACGATTATATTAGTAGTAAAAATACGAAAATTGCACAGTTGATCTTTAAAGAAATGATGAGCGAGATGGCTACTGATAAATCACAATTTAAGATGCCAAGTAGTGTTGTGAAAGAAGGTAATGAATTACGTATAAAAGGTGAGAAACGTGATTCTTCACCAAATACGAGCGTACCGAATACAACTGAACAGCCGAAACAAGATCAGCAGCAAAAAACTGAAGAAGAGAAAAAGCAAGAAGAACTTAAGAAACAGGAAGAATTAAAGAAACAAGAAGAACAAAAGAAACAAGATGACCTTAAGAAGCAACAAGAAGAACAAAAGAAACAAGATGACCTTAAGAAGCAAGAAGAACAAAAGAAAGAAAATGAACAAAATAATGGAAATGGTCAAGGAAATACAACGCCTCCAAACAACGGAGGAGGCGGGAGCACAACGCCGCCGAACAACGGAGGAGGCGGGAACACAACGCCGCCGAATAACGGAGGAGGCGGGAACACAACGCCACCGAATAACGGAGGAGGCGGGAACACAACACCGCCGAATAACGGGGGAGGTCAAGGGAATCCAACCCCACCAGTGACAACTCCACCGAATAATGGGGGGAATGCAGGAGAAGTCCCTGCTAATACTGGCCAATAA
- a CDS encoding YqaE/Pmp3 family membrane protein: MMYLLAILLPPVAVLFCGKPFQAIINFILTLIFWVPGVIHAILVVHDKKADRRVRKQIQAYDEINKRNRR, from the coding sequence ATGATGTACTTATTGGCAATTCTACTTCCACCTGTAGCTGTATTATTTTGCGGAAAGCCATTTCAAGCAATAATTAATTTCATATTAACTTTAATATTTTGGGTTCCAGGCGTCATACACGCGATTTTAGTCGTACATGATAAAAAGGCGGATCGGCGAGTGAGAAAACAAATTCAAGCATATGATGAAATTAATAAGAGGAATAGAAGATAA
- a CDS encoding SDR family oxidoreductase, with the protein MVKGGEGLKRNDIRKLVIITGVTQGLGRAMVDRFHELGWNICGCGRSKDKIEELKKQYGNTHDFQIIDVSDSQQVSSWANDILTKYRAPDLLINNASIVNQNAPIWKVTAGEFENVMNVNVNGVVNVIRAFVPAMVDRKEGIIINMSSSWGREGEADLAPYCASKFAIEGITKSMALELPDGVAVVALDPGGGISTPMLHSCAPQYVNESPTPEMWSHNAIRYILNITIDKNGDSLTCPACV; encoded by the coding sequence ATGGTAAAGGGAGGCGAGGGATTGAAGCGAAATGACATTAGGAAACTCGTAATTATTACAGGAGTGACGCAAGGATTAGGACGCGCGATGGTTGATCGATTTCATGAATTGGGATGGAACATATGTGGATGTGGACGTTCAAAAGATAAAATTGAAGAACTAAAAAAACAATACGGTAATACACATGATTTTCAAATAATTGATGTTTCAGATTCGCAGCAAGTTAGTAGTTGGGCAAATGATATCCTTACTAAATATCGGGCTCCCGACTTGTTAATAAATAATGCATCAATTGTGAATCAAAATGCACCAATTTGGAAAGTTACCGCTGGGGAATTTGAAAATGTAATGAATGTAAACGTGAATGGTGTAGTAAATGTAATAAGAGCATTTGTCCCAGCAATGGTAGATAGAAAAGAAGGAATTATTATTAATATGAGTTCTAGTTGGGGAAGAGAAGGTGAGGCAGATCTTGCACCATACTGTGCCTCGAAGTTTGCAATTGAAGGTATCACGAAATCTATGGCACTGGAATTGCCTGATGGTGTGGCTGTAGTTGCTTTAGATCCTGGCGGTGGTATTAGCACTCCAATGCTGCATTCATGTGCACCACAGTATGTTAATGAATCACCCACACCTGAAATGTGGTCACATAATGCGATTCGATATATATTGAATATAACAATAGATAAAAATGGAGATTCATTGACATGCCCAGCATGTGTTTAA
- a CDS encoding KTSC domain-containing protein — protein MKLSPVISKNLIAVGYNPFSMILRIQFKNGMYDFFNVPENIYNGLLNAQSKSYYHKTYIKNSFRYTKI, from the coding sequence ATGAAATTATCTCCTGTTATATCAAAAAATTTGATTGCTGTTGGTTATAATCCCTTTTCTATGATTTTACGAATCCAATTCAAAAATGGCATGTATGATTTCTTTAATGTACCTGAAAACATTTACAATGGTTTATTAAATGCACAATCTAAAAGTTATTACCATAAAACTTACATTAAAAATTCTTTCCGCTACACTAAAATTTAA